The Novipirellula galeiformis nucleotide sequence CCCGCCGCTGGATTGGCATCACCGTCACCTTGATCGCCGCCGCGATCGTGATGATCGTCAACCAATGGCAACACAATCGACTCGGTCACGCCAGCCACTTCACGGGGTTTACCCTGTTGGCAACACTCTGCTTGCTGATCCTGCTGGGGGTTCGACGGCGGTTGCCGGTGTTACCTCTGGGCAATGTCAGCACTTGGACGCAGATCCATCTCTATACTGGACTATTCGCCACGGTCGTTTACGTCGCCCATGTTCCGGCGCTGATTGCCGGAGGGCAATTTGAATGCACGCTTTCGCTGATGTTTTTAATCGTGACCGCAAGCGGCTTTTATGGGCTGTACGCTAGCCGGACGTTGCCGCGGCGGTTAAGTGCGGTCAATGGCGAATATCGCTACGACCAAATTCCATGGCACCGGAACGAAATCGCCAAGGCCGCCAACCGCTTGTTGGATGGAACCAGCAACGAACCGGCGATGACCGCACTAAAAACCTTCTATCGCAAGTATCTAACCCCCTTTTTCGATTCCTCGCCAACGCTTGCTTACGTCGTCGCGCCCACCGGCCATCGCCGACGTCGTTTGTTATCCGAATTAAAAGAGCTCGACCGTTACCTCGAATCGCAATCGCGATCGACCGCGGGCCAGTTTGCCGCCTTGGTGCGCCGACGCGATGATTTGGATTACCAATACGCGCTGCAATTACGTTTGCGATTGTGGGTGATCCTACACAGCATTTTCTCTCTGTTGTTGTTTGCCGGTGCGATTATCCACGCCGCTGTGGCGCTGCGATTTACGAGCTAAACGGACGCATTATTGCACTGCATTGTCCGCTCGCGGCCTTCCTCTCCCATTCCTCCTGCAACAACACGTCCCCCAGAACTGATGCCACGCGAAAATCTCCATCTGCCGTCGCCTCCTGCGATCGATCGCCCCGGAGACCGCTGGGTCTGCGGCGCCCAACGGTCTGGAAAAAAGTGCGACACGGGGCCGACACGATTGGGAACATGCCCATTGGCCGAAGCGTGTTGTCCACAGCGCACGTGGACGAACGCACGAAAATCGGCCGCGCTAATATTGTCATTCCTTGCCATCGCTTTCCTGTTGGCGGCAAGCCAAACCCAATGGGTTGCCGACTTTTTTAAACCTGGTGAACTGGCCACTCCCCACGCACAGATTCTGGCGGGCACCTTGTCAAGCCAACGATGTGCCGCATGTCATGCCGAGGCTTCGATTCAGCCGACGTCTTGGTTTCGCAGTGCCGGTGCCGGGCACGACCACGTCACGCAAACCGATCGCTGTCTCGATTGCCATCACACCACGATCGATCGCTCCACAGCACGGCTCGCACATAATTTGCCCGCTGAGGCTCGAAAGCAAATTCGCGATCTTGCCTTACAAAACTCAGGCAACACGGTGGCGACCCAAGTAAGCCATCACGCCCCCTCCCCGGCGGTGAACCAAGAGCGTCTTGAGTGCTCAGCGTGCCATCGCGAACACCGCGGCGCGGACGCCAATCTGATGGTGATGACCGACGCTCAATGTCAAACCTGCCATCAAAATCAATTTGGCAGCTTCGCCACCTCGCATCCCCAATGGTCCGATTGGCCCTACGGGCGTGGTGGCAAGATCGCGTTCGATCACTCGTCCCATGCGACCAAGCACTTCCCGGCATCGAACCAAGGCGAAAATTCGCTCGTCTTCAATTGCATACAATGCCATCCCAAGAACGAAAACAACGAACTCCGTCGCACCGTCGACTACGAAGTCGCTTGTCAATCGTGCCATGACAAGGGACTCAAACTCGAATCCACCCACGGCATCGAGCTGTTTGCGTTACCGACCATCCCCGAAGAACGATCCCGAGCGTTTGAATCATGGCCGGTTGCGGCGACGGGGTTCTACGATGGCACGATCGCTCCGTTGGCCGAACTATTGCTGCGCAGCGAAAAACAGGTGGCTGCCGCGATGCGGACCATCGAAGAGCGAGATTTCAGCCGCGTACTCGCCGACTCGCCGGATCAACCCGCCGCTGCTGCGACCATCGCCCAGGCGCACCGCACGCTGCTAGCCGATGTCGCCGCCCGTGGACAAGCCGCGTTGATCCAGCGCGCCGAAGCGAGTGGAGTCTCCTCCGCTGCGCTGCGGAACATCATTCGCTCCATCCCCCCTCAAATGTTGGCGGATACCTATCGCTTGTGGTTTCATAATGAAAACAAGCCTGTGCCACTGACCCATCAGCGACGCTCCCCAAGCCCGTTCCGGTTGGTCGCCACGACAGACGATCTGCTGCTCGGCGGCAACGACGACGTACTAACGGACGACGATTTACTTACCCCTGACCCGCTGAGCACTGACCTGCAAAACTCAGACCCGCTAAGCATGGATTTATTGGACGCGGACCCATTGGACGCGGACCCTCTGGACTCCGATCCATTGGACGCGGGGAATCAGCAACGCACCACGAAACAGCGTGATACACGATTTGATCCCAACCGGATGCTTGCCGAAGGTGGCTGGTACCGCGACGAATTGAGATTGGCCATCGTCTATCGAGGCGGCGGCCATGCCGATCCGATCATTCGATCCGCGATCGAAACGTTGGCGGCATTGCCCGCGAATGACCCGCTGCGAACAAGGATGCTCGCCAACCGCACCGTGGCGGCCTGTATTAGCTGTCACCCGAGCGCGTCGATGGGCGGCGGAAATTGGGTCAGCCCTGCTTTGGTTGGACAAGGCCGCACGTTTACAAAATTCTCGCATAAACCGCACATGAATATCGCCGGATTGACCGATTGCGTGCATTGCCACGAGGTCAGCAAGACGCACGCCGACTTCGAACCGATCAAATTGCAATCCTGTGCGGCATGCCATACCGCCCATGGTGCAGGCGAATCGTGCACGACGTGCCATCTCTATCACGTCGATTCGTTTTAAAGAGAGGTAAAGCTAATGATAGGTAAGGCATTGCCCACCCCACCGTCTCAGATCGGAAGCAGCGGATCGCGTTCACGGTTTTGCCTGGAGATTTCATAACCCGACACACCAGTGAGGGAATGTCCCGTTGGGCTCGGTCTCTTTGACTCGGGCCCTTTGACTCGGTCTCTTTGACTCGGGCACTCGCTGACGCTTCGGGTTGTGCGTCAATCAATAGCCGTAACGCCTTGCGGAGTGAGCGTTAAAGACACGCTTGCTCGTTCACATGCAATCTTCGGTTTAGGCCCAATAGCAATCGTTGATCGGTCCCCCGTCATCAACAAGGTCGGTTTCGGCCAGGAACAATTGCCCGGCATTGGGACATTTCGCTTTCGCTTCGGCGTCCATATTTTCTACCGCCGTCGTGATGATCAATTGGATCTTCCCTTCGTAGCGAACCAGGGCGGGGCAAGTGTTTTGCGGCGATCCCGGGGTTTGCCAAACACAGACGAGCTCGCCCGTGGCGATATCGTACATCCGCGTCGATCCAAACTCGGCGACATCGGGCAGGAACATCGAAACGATCAACTGCTTCCCATCGGGGGTTAGGATCGCACCATCAGGCACCGCAGCGTCGCTCGTCAAATCGACCACGACTGTCGGCTCGCCAATCGACCCCGCCTCGATGTCCAAACGGTAGCGAACGATTTGACGCGTCGGTGAATCGATATCGTAGAGCGAAAGCGAACCATCACTCTCTTTGACGATTGATTTTCCGTTGCTACAAATCTGGTCGTCGCGAAGTTGGATCAGCTTTGCGTCGCGGCCTCGGTACAGATAGAGCCCCGCTTTGCGAGTGGCAAACTCGAGATCCTTGGTGCCGAAAACCAAGTTGTCCTCAAACAAGGTGCCATCGTTGATGATCGTGTTGTCGACGCTCGCATCGATGCCATCTTGAAACGACTCAAACACCTTCGTCTCGGTGTCAAAGAAACCGAGCGACCGCTCGCAGCCGACGACGAACCGGTTGGCGGTTTTGCAGGGAAAGGCGAACCCGGGGCGTCCGGGCAATTCAAACGATTGATTCGTTTCTGTGGCCAAATCGTAAAGGTTTAGCGAACCGTGGGTTGCCTGGGCGCCGTGCTGGATGCCAACCCACGAGAACGTTCCATCGGCGAGTGCGAAGGGGCCTTCGGGCAAAAAACGCAGCGCGTCGGTGCTGGGGACGGGAAGTGCAACGGCTTGGCGAATTTCGGGCATCGATCGGGTCTCACTCTTGTCAAGGGCTATAGCTGTCAACGCAAACGGTCATGAACGAACCGACCGCCGCGACGTGGGGGCACTGCGATTGGCCATAGTGTGCCATGTTCTTCGCCACGAAGAAACAGGGCGATTCGCGACAAGTCATCCATGCCCTATGATGCCAATCAAAGACCTTCACGAAGGTTGCCTCCGCCGCATCGCAATCCCGCCTGCGGCGGGAACAACAAGATTGCAAGAAAACGCACGCGTTCATGCGCTGCGACCGAGTCACGCTTAGAGGACGACAAACGATGACATTAAGTATCATGCGCCGATTTACATTTTGCGCTGGCCACCGATTGGTGGGGCACGAGGGCAAATGTCAAAACCTGCATGGCCATAATTACGTGGTCGAGGTCTACGTGACCGGACAGTCCCAAGATGCGGTGGGGCGTATCTTAGACTTCAAATTGCTCAAAGAGCGATGCAACGGTTGGTTGAATGAGAATTGGGATCACACGTTTATTCTTTGGGACCAGGACGAGAATGGACTCGCAGCGATCCGCGCTTCCCAACCGCATCGCATCTATGAACTGGGCACAAACCCGACCGCCGAAAACATGGCGATCCATTTTCTCCACGAGATTTGCCCAAAAATTCTAGAAGGCACTGGGGCTTCGGCCTTCAAAGTCCGCTTGTGGGAAAGCGAAGAAACTTGTGCCGAAGTCGAATTGAAGAATTGAACTCCGCCGGGGCTGCAGTGAAACGAGTTCGGGTGAAGACGACCACGCTATCGACGTAGCGTTGGCAAGTTGCACCCTCCCCGGACGCTAGCGCGTCCGACCCTCCCGCACGCGGGAGGGTATTACGTGTTGGCAACACCTCGCACTGCAGCGCTCTACGGTGTTACTCAGGATTCAATCGCTAGCGATCCTTCCTCAACATCAAAACGCCTTTACGTGGACCGTCTGGCCTTTCCGTGTTGACACTTTCTTGGAATTAAATTCGTGCTTCGTTGGATAATGCCCTTGAGGCTTCAGCACGCAGTAAACCATGTGATCGCCTTCCTTCATGTTCTTGTACTCGG carries:
- a CDS encoding cytochrome c3 family protein — encoded protein: MPRENLHLPSPPAIDRPGDRWVCGAQRSGKKCDTGPTRLGTCPLAEACCPQRTWTNARKSAALILSFLAIAFLLAASQTQWVADFFKPGELATPHAQILAGTLSSQRCAACHAEASIQPTSWFRSAGAGHDHVTQTDRCLDCHHTTIDRSTARLAHNLPAEARKQIRDLALQNSGNTVATQVSHHAPSPAVNQERLECSACHREHRGADANLMVMTDAQCQTCHQNQFGSFATSHPQWSDWPYGRGGKIAFDHSSHATKHFPASNQGENSLVFNCIQCHPKNENNELRRTVDYEVACQSCHDKGLKLESTHGIELFALPTIPEERSRAFESWPVAATGFYDGTIAPLAELLLRSEKQVAAAMRTIEERDFSRVLADSPDQPAAAATIAQAHRTLLADVAARGQAALIQRAEASGVSSAALRNIIRSIPPQMLADTYRLWFHNENKPVPLTHQRRSPSPFRLVATTDDLLLGGNDDVLTDDDLLTPDPLSTDLQNSDPLSMDLLDADPLDADPLDSDPLDAGNQQRTTKQRDTRFDPNRMLAEGGWYRDELRLAIVYRGGGHADPIIRSAIETLAALPANDPLRTRMLANRTVAACISCHPSASMGGGNWVSPALVGQGRTFTKFSHKPHMNIAGLTDCVHCHEVSKTHADFEPIKLQSCAACHTAHGAGESCTTCHLYHVDSF
- a CDS encoding SMP-30/gluconolactonase/LRE family protein, coding for MPEIRQAVALPVPSTDALRFLPEGPFALADGTFSWVGIQHGAQATHGSLNLYDLATETNQSFELPGRPGFAFPCKTANRFVVGCERSLGFFDTETKVFESFQDGIDASVDNTIINDGTLFEDNLVFGTKDLEFATRKAGLYLYRGRDAKLIQLRDDQICSNGKSIVKESDGSLSLYDIDSPTRQIVRYRLDIEAGSIGEPTVVVDLTSDAAVPDGAILTPDGKQLIVSMFLPDVAEFGSTRMYDIATGELVCVWQTPGSPQNTCPALVRYEGKIQLIITTAVENMDAEAKAKCPNAGQLFLAETDLVDDGGPINDCYWA
- a CDS encoding 6-pyruvoyl trahydropterin synthase family protein, coding for MTLSIMRRFTFCAGHRLVGHEGKCQNLHGHNYVVEVYVTGQSQDAVGRILDFKLLKERCNGWLNENWDHTFILWDQDENGLAAIRASQPHRIYELGTNPTAENMAIHFLHEICPKILEGTGASAFKVRLWESEETCAEVELKN